The following coding sequences lie in one Nitrososphaerota archaeon genomic window:
- a CDS encoding zf-TFIIB domain-containing protein, translating into MLKIFSLSFLRRENLKKQEIFPITVLKCPSCNSKNTRIFKENDFIFKETDKCPKCGGTMIIVGIYVEEKSEEKF; encoded by the coding sequence ATGTTAAAAATCTTTTCATTATCTTTTTTAAGAAGAGAAAATTTGAAAAAACAAGAAATATTTCCAATAACAGTTTTAAAATGTCCTTCATGCAATTCAAAAAATACTAGAATTTTTAAAGAAAATGATTTTATTTTTAAAGAAACAGATAAATGCCCTAAATGTGGCGGAACTATGATTATTGTTGGTATTTATGTAGAAGAAAAGAGTGAAGAAAAATTTTAA